GAGCACGCGTCGAGGATCGCCGGCAGCTCGTCGAGCCATGATGAGAGCCGAGGGTCGCCGCGCCAGACCTCCAGATGCTCGTAGGTCACGCGGAAGAGCGTACGGCTCAGCTCCTCGCCGGGATCTCCTTCTTCGGGTCGAGGAACGGCAACGGGGTCACCGTGGCCGTCATCGGGCCGTCGGGTGACGCGATCTCGACGCGCGTACCATCGCCGGCTAAGTCGATCGGCACCCACGCGAAGCCCATGTTGAACTCGAGCCGCGGCGAGTACGAGGCGCTCACGAGCCGGCCGACCTGCTCGTCGCCATCGACGACCGGCCAGAAGTCCTCGAGCCACATGCCGAGGGGATCGCCGTCGATCCTCACGCCGACGAGCTTCTGCTGCACGCCTTCGTCGCGGATCCGCTCGAGCGCGTTCCGGGAGACGAACTCGTTGTCGCTGTCGAGCTCGACAAGCCGCTCGAGGCCGGTGATCTCGAACGGGTTGTTCGTGATGTCCATGTCGCTGCCGTAGTTGAAGATGCCGGCTTCCATGCGGCGCTGGTCGCTCGGGGCGATCGCCCGCAGCCCGAACTCCTCGCCGGCGGCCATGATCGCGTCCCACAGGTCGTGGGCCATCGAGGAATCGCGCAGGTACACCTCGTAGCCCAGCTCCGCGCTCCATCCCGTGCGCGAGACGACTACCGGGATGCCGTCGAGCTCGGTCTGCTTGTGCCAGTAGTACCTCTGGTCGGCCACGTCGTCGCCGAAGAGCT
This portion of the Actinomycetota bacterium genome encodes:
- a CDS encoding glycine cleavage T C-terminal barrel domain-containing protein, translating into MAEPNSSFPFYFASWYKKSPYFQRTVEAGCTSWDLYNHMLIPTLYDDDIKEYWHLVEKVTLWDVAVERQVEITGPDAARFTQLLTPRDLSQTQPEQCKYVLLCAPDGGIVNDPILLKLAEDHFWLSLADSDALLYALGVQAFADMDVEIREPDVSPLQIQGPLSKPLIRELFGDDVADQRYYWHKQTELDGIPVVVSRTGWSAELGYEVYLRDSSMAHDLWDAIMAAGEEFGLRAIAPSDQRRMEAGIFNYGSDMDITNNPFEITGLERLVELDSDNEFVSRNALERIRDEGVQQKLVGVRIDGDPLGMWLEDFWPVVDGDEQVGRLVSASYSPRLEFNMGFAWVPIDLAGDGTRVEIASPDGPMTATVTPLPFLDPKKEIPARS